A genomic stretch from Malus domestica chromosome 15, GDT2T_hap1 includes:
- the LOC139192363 gene encoding pathogenesis-related thaumatin-like protein 3.5: MAIKLYLLLSLVSLAAGNVVYATQVTLQNRCTYTVWPGTLSGNGAAILGDGGFALAPGTSVQLTAPPGWSGRFWGRTGCTFDDAGNGNCVTGDCGSLKCAGGGAPPVTLAEFTIGSNPGDKDFYDVSLVDGYNVGMGLWATGGTGDCQYAGCVTDLNGSCPAELRVMDSGSGVVVACRSACAAFNTPEFCCTGEHATPQTCSPTQYSEMFKTACPSAYSYAYDDASSTCTCSGSDYLITFCPAGSS, translated from the exons ATGGCGATTAAGCtctatcttcttctttctctcgtCTCGTTAG CTGCAGGTAATGTAGTGTACGCGACACAAGTCACGCTCCAAAACCGTTGCACCTACACAGTATGGCCGGGAACTCTCTCCGGAAACGGCGCTGCAATTCTTGGAGACGGCGGTTTTGCATTGGCCCCGGGTACATCGGTCCAGCTCACCGCCCCTCCCGGATGGTCCGGCCGGTTCTGGGGGAGAACCGGCTGCACCTTCGACGACGCGGGAAATGGAAACTGCGTCACCGGCGACTGCGGATCGCTAAAATGTGCCGGCGGTGGCGCGCCTCCCGTGACATTAGCGGAGTTCACGATCGGGTCCAACCCAGGGGACAAGGACTTCTATGACGTCAGCCTGGTGGACGGTTACAATGTGGGTATGGGATTGTGGGCCACCGGCGGAACCGGCGACTGCCAGTACGCGGGGTGCGTGACGGACTTGAACGGCAGCTGTCCGGCGGAGCTGCGGGTGATGGATTCGGGGTCTGGGGTGGTGGTGGCGTGCAGGAGCGCGTGCGCGGCATTTAACACGCCGGAGTTTTGCTGTACTGGGGAGCACGCAACGCCGCAGACGTGCTCGCCGACGCAATACTCGGAGATGTTCAAGACAGCGTGCCCTTCTGCGTATAGCTACGCTTACGATGACGCTTCAAGCACTTGTACCTGTTCGGGGTCGGACTACTTGATTACATTTTGCCCAGCCGGGTCATCATAA
- the LOC103440440 gene encoding probable 1-acyl-sn-glycerol-3-phosphate acyltransferase 4 isoform X1, protein MSCIEGGFSWNEMDVCSPLKPDCKLKHRPLSPIRVMRGVLCLVVFLSTAFTILVCFAPIIAVLLRLLSIHISRKATSLLFGIWLALWPFLFEKINGTKVVFSGETVPPKERTLLIANHKTEVDWMYLWDLALRKRSLGNIKYVLKSSLMKIPVFGWGFHILEFIPLKRKWEADEPVMRKMLSSFADPADPLWLAIFPEGTDYNEEKCKKSQLFASETGLPVLSHVLLPRTKGFCACLETLRSSLDAVYDLTIAYKNQCPSFLDNAFGVDPSEVHIHVRRIPIEEIPASNTDAASWLTEAFRLKDNLLSDFDDQGHFPNEGGEEELSTFKCLVNFILVIVLTIMLIYLAIFSSVWFKVYIGLSCAYLATATYFDFQPMPILDFVQATCVCNRARIE, encoded by the exons ATGAG CTGCATTGAGGGAGGTTTTTCCTGGAACGAGATGGATGTTTGCAGTCCTTTGAAaccagattgtaaactaaaacacaGGCCTTTGTCTCCTATTAGAGTTATGAGGGGTGTCTTATGTTTAGTAGTATTTCTCTCAACAGCATTCACGATTCTTGTCTGTTTTGCTCCAATCATTGCTGTATTATTGCGCCTTTTGAGCATACATATCAGCAGAAAAGCAACCTCCTTACTCTTCGGCATTTGGCTGGCCTTGTGGCCCTTCCTTTTTGAGAAGATCAACGGCacgaaagtggttttttctggTGAGACGGTGCCACCCAAGGAACGGACGCTGCTCATTGCCAACCATAAAACCGAGGTTGATTGGATGTACTTGTGGGATCTCGCGTTGCGTAAGAGGTCTCTTGGAAACATCAAGTATGTGCTAAAGAGCAGCTTGATGAAGATACCGGTTTTTGGTTGGGGGTTTCACATTCTAGAGTTCATCCCGTTGAAGAGGAAGTGGGAAGCTGATGAACCGGTTATGCGGAAAATGCTTTCATCATTTGCTGATCCTGCAGACCCTCTTTGGCTCGCCATTTTTCCTGAAGGAACTGATTATAA TGAAgaaaaatgcaaaaagagtCAGTTGTTTGCTTCTGAAACTGGACTTCCTGTACTGTCACATGTGCTGCTTCCAAGAACAAAAGGCTTTTGTGCTTGCTTGGAAACTCTAAGAAGTTCTTTGGATGCAG TTTATGACTTGACGATCGCATACAAGAATCAATGCCCTTCGTTTCTAGACAATGCGTTCGGCGTGGATCCATCAGAAGTTCACATACATGTTCGGCGCATCCCTATCGAAGAGATCCCCGCTTCTAACACCGATGCAGCCTCTTGGTTAACAGAAGCATTCAGGCTCAAGGACAATCTACTGTCCGATTTTGACGATCAAGGCCATTTTCCTAatgaaggaggagaagaagagctTTCTACATTCAAGTGCTTGGTAAATTTTATCTTGGTAATTGTTTTGACTATCATGCTGATTTACCTAGCCATTTTTTCATCTGTCTGGTTTAAAGTATACATCGGTTTATCATGTGCGTACCTTGCCACAGctacttattttgattttcaacCGATGCCAATTTTAGACTTTGTTCAAGCAACATGTGTTTGCAATAGAGCAAGAATTGAATAG
- the LOC103440440 gene encoding probable 1-acyl-sn-glycerol-3-phosphate acyltransferase 4 isoform X2, with translation MDVCSPLKPDCKLKHRPLSPIRVMRGVLCLVVFLSTAFTILVCFAPIIAVLLRLLSIHISRKATSLLFGIWLALWPFLFEKINGTKVVFSGETVPPKERTLLIANHKTEVDWMYLWDLALRKRSLGNIKYVLKSSLMKIPVFGWGFHILEFIPLKRKWEADEPVMRKMLSSFADPADPLWLAIFPEGTDYNEEKCKKSQLFASETGLPVLSHVLLPRTKGFCACLETLRSSLDAVYDLTIAYKNQCPSFLDNAFGVDPSEVHIHVRRIPIEEIPASNTDAASWLTEAFRLKDNLLSDFDDQGHFPNEGGEEELSTFKCLVNFILVIVLTIMLIYLAIFSSVWFKVYIGLSCAYLATATYFDFQPMPILDFVQATCVCNRARIE, from the exons ATGGATGTTTGCAGTCCTTTGAAaccagattgtaaactaaaacacaGGCCTTTGTCTCCTATTAGAGTTATGAGGGGTGTCTTATGTTTAGTAGTATTTCTCTCAACAGCATTCACGATTCTTGTCTGTTTTGCTCCAATCATTGCTGTATTATTGCGCCTTTTGAGCATACATATCAGCAGAAAAGCAACCTCCTTACTCTTCGGCATTTGGCTGGCCTTGTGGCCCTTCCTTTTTGAGAAGATCAACGGCacgaaagtggttttttctggTGAGACGGTGCCACCCAAGGAACGGACGCTGCTCATTGCCAACCATAAAACCGAGGTTGATTGGATGTACTTGTGGGATCTCGCGTTGCGTAAGAGGTCTCTTGGAAACATCAAGTATGTGCTAAAGAGCAGCTTGATGAAGATACCGGTTTTTGGTTGGGGGTTTCACATTCTAGAGTTCATCCCGTTGAAGAGGAAGTGGGAAGCTGATGAACCGGTTATGCGGAAAATGCTTTCATCATTTGCTGATCCTGCAGACCCTCTTTGGCTCGCCATTTTTCCTGAAGGAACTGATTATAA TGAAgaaaaatgcaaaaagagtCAGTTGTTTGCTTCTGAAACTGGACTTCCTGTACTGTCACATGTGCTGCTTCCAAGAACAAAAGGCTTTTGTGCTTGCTTGGAAACTCTAAGAAGTTCTTTGGATGCAG TTTATGACTTGACGATCGCATACAAGAATCAATGCCCTTCGTTTCTAGACAATGCGTTCGGCGTGGATCCATCAGAAGTTCACATACATGTTCGGCGCATCCCTATCGAAGAGATCCCCGCTTCTAACACCGATGCAGCCTCTTGGTTAACAGAAGCATTCAGGCTCAAGGACAATCTACTGTCCGATTTTGACGATCAAGGCCATTTTCCTAatgaaggaggagaagaagagctTTCTACATTCAAGTGCTTGGTAAATTTTATCTTGGTAATTGTTTTGACTATCATGCTGATTTACCTAGCCATTTTTTCATCTGTCTGGTTTAAAGTATACATCGGTTTATCATGTGCGTACCTTGCCACAGctacttattttgattttcaacCGATGCCAATTTTAGACTTTGTTCAAGCAACATGTGTTTGCAATAGAGCAAGAATTGAATAG